One Punica granatum isolate Tunisia-2019 chromosome 3, ASM765513v2, whole genome shotgun sequence genomic window carries:
- the LOC116199831 gene encoding DEAD-box ATP-dependent RNA helicase 22, with product MLLARSTSVLHFCKLSSSPPEQLSRFRSSCPSLLRSRPSSSRCALSFWLIKPPRDCSSRSFAAAAVSGRDGSETFLAEEGVSWSSLGVSDKLARALGSVGIDRPSLVQAAAVPSVLSGKDVVVAAETGSGKTHSYLVPLIDRLCATSCDPARTDGEPSASSSKRVSLVLCPNIMLCEQVVRMANDLCGDDGEPLLRVAAVCGRQGWPVNEPDMIVSTPAAFLNNIDPKKYRRMDFIREVKYVVFDEADMLLCGSFQNQVIRLINMLRFDEKLLSRSKSYDHKQPTELSADSELAFDEEDGEGARADIASDEDDDEEEEEEEDNDSMADDALETEQRNDDGPVKRRRGWRRVRKEYERSKQYIFVAATLPTNGKKTAGAVLKKMFPDAKWVSGNYLHYHNPRLEHRWVEVNVETQVDALIEAISKGLKSTSMDQNSSLSRTMAFANTVDAVEAVANILERAGIECYRYHKDSSLEERTETIVNFREKGGILVCTDAASRGLDIPNISHVIQADFATSAVDFLHRVGRTARAGQFGVITSLYTESSRDLVNAILEAGRLGQPLETAFSRKRGFRNRLKKKGRTRSGPSHAEMMTA from the exons ATGCTTCTTGCCCGGTCAACCTCAGTTCTCCATTTCTGCAAGCTGTCCTCTTCCCCGCCAGAGCAGCTCTCGCGGTTCAGGAGCTCATGCCCATCTCTGCTTCGCTCCCGCCCGTCATCTTCCCGTTGTGCGCTGTCTTTTTGGCTGATTAAACCGCCCCGTGACTGCTCTTCCCGGAGCTTCGCGGCTGCCGCCGTTTCTGGCAGAGACGGCAGCGAGACGTTCCTTGCTGAGGAGGGCGTCTCATGGTCGTCCCTCGGAGTGTCGGACAAGCTTGCCAGAGCTCTCGGTAGCGTTGGAATCGACAGGCCCTCTCTTGTTCAG GCTGCTGCTGTGCCTTCGGTTCTCTCGGGAAAGGATGTGGTAGTTGCAGCGGAAACTGGTAGTGGTAAAACACATAGTTACCTTGTTCCTCTGATCGATAGGCTGTGTGCTACTAGCTGTGATCCTGCACGTACTGATGGAGAACCGAGTGCGAGTTCTTCCAAAAGGGTTTCTCTTGTTCTTTGCCCGAACATTATGCTATGCGAACAAGTGGTCCGAATGGCTAATGATCTCTGTGGAGATGACGGTGAGCCTCTTCTCAGAGTTGCTGCTGTCTGTGGCCGACAG GGATGGCCAGTTAATGAACCTGATATGATCGTCTCAACGCCAGCTGCTTTCTTGAACAACATTGATCCTAAAAAATATCGGCGCATGGATTTTATCCGGGAAGTGAAATATGTG GTATTTGATGAAGCCGATATGCTTCTCTGTGGAAGCTTCCAGAATCAAGTCATACGCCTCATAAATATGCTACGGTTTGATGAGAAACTACTCTCTCGGAGCAAAAGTTATGATCATAAGCAGCCGACTGAGCTGAGCGCAGATTCTGAACTGGCCTTTGATGAGGAAGATGGTGAGGGCGCACGTGCAGATATTGCTTCggatgaggatgatgatgaggaagaggaggaggaggaggataaTGATTCTATGGCCGATGATGCTCTGGAAACTGAGCAGAGGAATGATGATGGACCAgtgaagagaagaagaggctGGAGAAGAGTGAGAAAAGAGTATGAGCGGAGTAAGCAGTACATCTTTGTTGCTGCTACACTTCCAACAAACGGGAAGAAAACTGCTGGTGCTGTGCTCAAGAAGATGTTTCCAGATGCTAAGTGGGTTAGTGGGAATTACCTCCATTACCACAACCCCAG GTTGGAGCACAGATGGGTTGAGGTCAACGTTGAAACACAGGTTGATGCCTTAATAGAAGCCATTAGCAAGGGTTTGAAATCTACAAGTATGGATCAGAACTCAAGTTTAAGCCGGACGATGGCGTTCGCAAACACTGTTGATGCAGTTGAAGCAGTGGCAAATATACTTGAGAGAGCTGGGATTGAGTGCTACCGCTACCACAAGGATAGCTCTCTAGAGGAGCGAACAGAGACCATAGTTAATTTCAGGGAGAAAGGTGGAATCCTCGTTTGTACTGATGCTGCATCTCGAGGTCTTGACATACCAAACATCTCACATGTTATTCAG GCCGACTTTGCTACATCTGCTGTAGATTTCTTGCATAGGGTTGGGCGAACTGCTCGAGCTGGTCAGTTTGGGGTCATCACGAGCCTCTACACAGAATCTAGTCGGGATCTCGTTAATGCAATTCTTGAAGCAGGGAGATTGGGTCAACCTCTG GAAACAGCATTTAGCCGGAAGAGAGGCTTCAGGAACAGGCTTAAGAAGAAAG GCCGAACAAGGTCAGGACCATCTCATGCTGAGATGATGACTGCTTAA
- the LOC116199947 gene encoding gibberellin-regulated protein 9-like, producing MTVFHFGKIRKMGLMRSLPLVHLLLLLLVSTAQVSSIDIGSASSSSTNTTGSEDHVVAVVVKGANNRRLLPFLDCGELCKERCSLHSRPNLCTRACGTCCFRCKCVPPGTSGNRELCGKCYTDMTTHGNRTKCP from the exons ATGACTGTTTTTCACTTTggcaaaataagaaaaatgggTTTGATGAGGTCTCTTCCtcttgttcatcttcttcttcttcttctggttTCTACAGCCCAG GTTTCTTCGATTGACATCGGGAGTGCTAGCAGCAGCAGTACTAATACTACAGGCTCGGAGGACCAT GTGGTGGCGGTGGTGGTGAAGGGAGCTAACAACAGGAGGCTCTTGCCATTCTTGG ATTGTGGAGAGCTGTGCAAGGAGAGATGCAGCCTTCACTCAAGGCCGAACCTGTGCACGCGGGCCTGCGGCACCTGCTGCTTCCGCTGCAAGTGCGTCCCCCCTGGCACCTCCGGCAACAGGGAACTCTGTGGCAAGTGTTACACCGATATGACGACCCACGGCAATCGCACCAAGTGCCCCTAG